Proteins found in one Synechococcus sp. UW179A genomic segment:
- a CDS encoding UvrD-helicase domain-containing protein, translating into MATTSGTRRFEPNDYPLTPGVRLLEASAGTGKTFALAHLVLRLVTEKALSLDQLLVVTFTEAAADELRDRIGRRLDSALQGLLNKERNSTLLPETDAVLQNWLEQHGQDSKQRRLLASRLLEALEALERADITTIHGFCRRSLRRQALQSGQAIDLNLDDDPQTLAIQVAHDLWREEVLKLEPGHVAGLLQAGLSPEALASALQRLDGDCAVRIAEDAEAIAAEQALCEVFQSWLQSRWGRFLDLWNTDGAALEQALQGCAAEWRSLGCSDTKPFSARPRKDRSRELDTWTKYISETSEHRIHYVDVRKQVLLGGYFHPGSFQKTARSCGEADPSLASPALQAAIADLWDGPAEQTWRHLLIKGLKQLNDRRQQRGVVGFSGLLDALDPAQSEAAEAWLTPLRARYRVVLIDEFQDTDPLQWRLLKTAFTTPNHLLLMVGDPKQAIYRFRGGDLNTYKAARRDADCIDDLLDNRRTTPLLMQAMNQLMAPGLQLSELLVPEVISRSCAQPLPLPKGSSSLQIVDINPDDDDGERSRTSLEERIPRITTNLILNTLQHDPGLDPSELCILVSRHRQAEDIRAELAAAGLPSRLVSQGDVFTSQGASDLQTFLDALARPAHARGLRQLAVSSLLQWRSEDLAAADDNGQLDLLASQLQQLAVELPKLGIMGCLARLMDGQTVADLSSRGRLLGDLQQCARLVQDTMHRQGLDASSGADWLRRQRFHPPDTIPEQRQPFSDLAESAVAVVTVHRSKGLQYPVVICPYLWEAPSPGKGPLWRVPPGDNSGSWRVALNAQWGLGHAASQCEQLESRAEAERLAYVAITRAERHLVLFKARAARQEGNPLAPWLAELADPPGPLISLHPAEIDPVPQRWQPRIVERNLQCGAVPAHSFDRSWGRSSYSAWISSHGSAKATSPDPRNLEEGRDVDARTGADSESLSFDDKSQPIDPDDSPLGSFPRGAAAGDCLHRILEQIPFDQDIEQENNRALVERELTRSGLETDLVDAVLEGLTTLVRAPFGGPLGDLQLRSLHSGRRLHELSFDLPVAHQGKAVQPKQLARAFRMEPHRRFGGRYADSLEDLEFISRGFLTGSIDLVFTDGDDPTTARWWVADWKSNWIGERDVDGRPLRCGPRHYSQRAMEEQMYLHHYPLQAHLYLVALHRFLQWRLDGYQPERHLGGYAYVFLRGVSRSGGSGVILEAPPLQRLHTLDCVLRGEA; encoded by the coding sequence ATGGCAACGACAAGCGGCACAAGACGATTCGAACCCAATGACTACCCATTGACACCCGGCGTTCGACTTCTGGAGGCGAGTGCTGGAACGGGCAAGACCTTCGCCCTGGCCCATCTCGTTTTAAGACTGGTGACGGAAAAAGCGTTAAGCCTCGATCAACTGCTTGTGGTCACCTTCACGGAAGCCGCGGCCGATGAGTTGCGCGACAGGATCGGACGCCGACTTGACTCGGCGCTGCAGGGCCTGCTGAATAAAGAACGGAACAGCACCCTCTTGCCTGAAACGGACGCAGTCCTGCAGAACTGGCTGGAACAGCACGGACAGGATTCCAAGCAGCGCAGGCTATTGGCCAGCCGACTGCTCGAGGCCCTCGAAGCCCTGGAGCGGGCCGATATCACCACGATCCATGGTTTCTGTCGCCGCAGCCTTCGCCGGCAGGCGCTGCAGAGCGGACAGGCCATCGATCTCAACCTTGATGATGATCCACAAACCCTGGCCATTCAGGTGGCTCATGACCTTTGGCGAGAGGAGGTCCTCAAGCTTGAACCGGGACATGTGGCCGGACTGCTGCAAGCAGGCCTGTCGCCCGAAGCGCTCGCCTCGGCACTCCAGAGACTGGATGGTGACTGTGCGGTGCGCATTGCAGAAGATGCGGAAGCGATTGCAGCTGAGCAAGCTCTTTGTGAGGTGTTTCAGAGCTGGCTGCAGAGCCGCTGGGGGCGCTTCCTCGATCTGTGGAACACCGATGGTGCAGCCTTAGAACAAGCCCTTCAAGGCTGCGCCGCCGAATGGCGCAGCCTGGGTTGTAGCGACACCAAGCCCTTCAGTGCCCGCCCCAGAAAAGACAGAAGCCGAGAGCTCGACACTTGGACTAAGTACATCAGCGAGACCAGTGAACATCGAATCCACTACGTCGACGTGCGTAAGCAGGTGCTTCTCGGTGGTTATTTCCATCCCGGCAGCTTTCAGAAAACGGCGCGTTCCTGCGGTGAAGCCGATCCCAGCCTTGCCTCTCCTGCTCTGCAGGCTGCCATTGCCGATCTCTGGGACGGACCAGCCGAACAGACCTGGCGGCATCTGCTGATCAAGGGCCTGAAGCAGCTCAACGACCGGCGCCAACAACGCGGAGTGGTTGGATTCTCAGGGCTGCTGGACGCACTCGACCCTGCACAGTCGGAAGCAGCAGAAGCCTGGCTCACGCCTCTGCGAGCGCGTTACCGGGTGGTGCTGATCGATGAATTTCAGGACACCGACCCGCTTCAGTGGAGACTGCTGAAAACCGCCTTCACAACGCCGAACCACCTGCTACTGATGGTCGGTGACCCCAAACAGGCGATCTATCGCTTCCGAGGTGGAGATCTAAACACCTACAAAGCTGCACGGCGTGATGCGGATTGCATCGATGACCTGCTCGACAACCGCCGCACAACACCGCTACTGATGCAGGCCATGAACCAGCTGATGGCTCCTGGACTGCAGCTCTCCGAACTATTGGTACCCGAAGTCATCTCAAGGTCTTGCGCACAACCACTACCGCTACCTAAGGGAAGCTCATCACTCCAGATTGTCGACATCAATCCCGATGACGACGACGGGGAAAGAAGCCGAACATCGCTTGAGGAGCGAATCCCCCGCATTACAACGAACCTGATCCTGAACACCCTGCAACACGATCCAGGCCTGGATCCCTCCGAACTCTGCATCCTGGTGAGCAGGCATCGACAAGCCGAAGACATCCGAGCAGAGCTGGCGGCTGCCGGTCTACCGAGCCGCCTTGTCAGTCAGGGTGATGTTTTCACCAGCCAAGGAGCGTCGGATCTGCAGACATTTCTTGACGCGCTGGCACGTCCTGCTCATGCCAGAGGCTTACGCCAGCTGGCCGTGTCCTCACTCCTGCAGTGGAGAAGCGAGGATCTGGCCGCTGCCGATGACAACGGTCAGCTGGATCTGCTGGCTTCTCAGCTCCAGCAGCTTGCCGTGGAGCTACCGAAGCTGGGAATAATGGGTTGCCTGGCGCGCCTGATGGATGGGCAGACCGTGGCAGATCTGTCCAGCCGCGGCCGCTTACTCGGCGACCTTCAGCAATGTGCACGACTCGTTCAGGACACAATGCACCGCCAAGGGTTGGATGCTTCCAGTGGTGCCGACTGGTTGCGACGCCAACGCTTTCACCCGCCAGACACAATCCCGGAACAGCGACAGCCCTTCAGTGATCTGGCCGAAAGTGCCGTTGCTGTTGTGACTGTTCATCGCAGCAAGGGTTTGCAGTATCCGGTGGTGATCTGCCCCTATTTATGGGAAGCGCCCTCCCCAGGGAAAGGTCCGCTGTGGCGTGTACCCCCGGGGGACAACTCCGGCAGCTGGCGCGTAGCGCTCAATGCTCAATGGGGACTGGGGCATGCGGCCAGCCAATGCGAACAACTTGAAAGTCGAGCGGAAGCAGAACGTCTCGCCTATGTCGCGATCACGCGGGCCGAACGTCATCTTGTTCTATTTAAGGCCAGGGCCGCACGCCAGGAAGGCAATCCACTCGCACCATGGCTGGCAGAACTCGCTGATCCACCGGGTCCATTGATCAGTCTGCACCCAGCCGAAATCGACCCTGTGCCCCAACGCTGGCAGCCCCGCATTGTTGAACGGAATTTGCAATGTGGTGCAGTGCCAGCACACAGCTTTGATCGCAGCTGGGGGCGCAGCAGCTACTCAGCCTGGATCTCAAGTCATGGCAGTGCGAAAGCCACCAGCCCGGATCCCCGCAACCTTGAGGAAGGGCGCGACGTGGATGCCCGCACCGGCGCAGATTCCGAAAGCCTGTCATTCGATGATAAGAGCCAGCCGATAGATCCAGATGACAGCCCCTTGGGATCATTTCCGAGGGGTGCAGCAGCCGGTGATTGCCTCCACCGCATCCTGGAGCAGATCCCATTCGATCAAGACATCGAACAGGAAAACAACCGCGCTTTAGTGGAGCGAGAACTGACGCGCTCCGGCCTGGAGACCGACTTGGTTGATGCAGTTCTTGAAGGCCTGACGACACTGGTGCGGGCTCCCTTTGGAGGACCACTCGGTGATCTGCAACTGAGGTCCTTGCACAGTGGACGCCGCCTGCATGAACTCAGTTTTGATTTGCCTGTTGCTCACCAGGGCAAAGCGGTCCAGCCCAAGCAATTGGCACGTGCCTTTCGCATGGAACCCCATCGACGATTCGGTGGACGCTATGCCGATTCGCTGGAAGATTTGGAGTTTATTAGCCGAGGCTTTCTCACTGGCTCCATCGATCTGGTGTTTACAGATGGAGACGACCCCACCACGGCACGCTGGTGGGTTGCGGACTGGAAAAGCAACTGGATCGGCGAGAGAGATGTGGATGGGCGTCCGCTGCGCTGCGGACCGCGACACTATTCACAGCGCGCCATGGAGGAGCAGATGTACCTTCACCATTACCCTCTCCAAGCCCACCTCTACCTTGTAGCCCTGCATCGATTCCTGCAGTGGCGCCTGGACGGCTATCAACCTGAGCGACATCTTGGAGGATACGCCTACGTGTTTCTTCGGGGTGTTTCCAGGTCTGGTGGCAGCGGTGTGATTCTTGAAGCCCCACCTCTTCAACGCCTCCATACTCTCGATTGTGTTCTGAGAGGTGAGGCCTGA
- a CDS encoding ATP-dependent RecD-like DNA helicase has translation MNPFDQTGSSTALSRGMMSMLLRRYPPPAEFSENELSALNDLVQAMTQALSQGEMSIDLSPDVKQPCELETDGWPETHRQVIEASGWLNKDPVLMVMDGDRLLWRRWHQGMKTLEQTLIKRSELSPIGNPHGRLRERDIDRDTERVASDQQLNPEQLAAVNAVSDHRVVLLSGGPGTGKTSTVRAMLIRAMADRGDLRIHLAAPTGKAARRLQDAIRSDERTSELPCTTLHRLLQARPGGFSRHRRNPLPLDLLVVDEASMVDLTLAQALMDAMPATAQLLLVGDANQLPPIGVGAVWQHLQTADLQRRFGSAAVRLDRVYRNRGDLARLSSLLCQKGAEAFWANLADLDDKANVHHLLSESSGFPAVVTNAVNQQLEKLRLAANSLDIRSDGSPDPELAHALLEGLDALIVLCPRRRGVWGVDSLHRHLVSGTDASNWPEGLPVLCSDNQMGLGLANGDLGVCIGSGETRRLLFRCSDDTGNGVYRLLHPARVRRIEPALALTIHKAQGSEADQVLLLWPPCDDASNTALLYTAITRARHQLTVVRLASSKSSGMLRAIDRQGSV, from the coding sequence ATGAATCCATTTGATCAAACAGGCTCATCAACGGCTCTGAGCAGAGGAATGATGTCGATGCTGCTGCGTCGCTATCCCCCCCCGGCTGAGTTCAGTGAAAACGAGCTCAGCGCTCTCAACGATCTTGTGCAGGCGATGACTCAGGCCCTTAGCCAGGGAGAGATGAGCATCGATCTAAGCCCTGACGTTAAGCAGCCCTGTGAGCTGGAGACTGATGGCTGGCCCGAGACGCACCGACAAGTGATTGAAGCCAGCGGCTGGCTGAACAAAGACCCTGTACTGATGGTGATGGATGGGGATCGCCTGCTCTGGCGACGTTGGCATCAGGGCATGAAGACCCTGGAGCAGACGCTGATCAAACGCAGCGAACTTTCTCCCATAGGCAACCCACACGGACGTCTCAGAGAGAGAGACATTGACAGAGATACTGAGAGAGTGGCTTCGGACCAGCAGTTGAATCCGGAGCAGCTGGCGGCGGTCAATGCCGTCAGTGATCACAGGGTGGTGTTACTCAGTGGAGGGCCTGGTACCGGAAAAACCAGCACCGTGCGCGCCATGCTGATTCGAGCCATGGCCGATCGTGGCGATTTGCGCATTCATCTGGCTGCTCCGACAGGGAAAGCGGCACGACGACTGCAGGACGCGATCCGCTCCGATGAACGCACGTCGGAATTGCCCTGCACCACGTTGCATCGGTTGCTGCAGGCCAGACCAGGCGGCTTCAGCCGTCATCGCCGCAATCCACTTCCGCTGGATCTGCTGGTGGTAGACGAAGCGTCAATGGTCGACCTGACCCTGGCGCAGGCACTCATGGATGCAATGCCAGCGACTGCACAGCTGTTGCTTGTTGGAGATGCCAACCAGTTGCCACCGATCGGAGTGGGAGCTGTATGGCAGCACCTCCAAACAGCGGATCTCCAAAGGCGATTCGGCTCTGCTGCTGTGCGTCTTGATCGGGTGTACAGAAATCGAGGAGACCTGGCTCGGCTGAGTTCCCTGTTGTGCCAAAAGGGTGCGGAAGCCTTTTGGGCCAACCTCGCTGATCTCGATGACAAGGCCAACGTGCATCATTTGCTGTCGGAGTCTTCTGGATTTCCAGCTGTGGTCACCAATGCCGTCAATCAGCAGCTGGAGAAGCTGAGATTGGCGGCAAACAGCCTGGACATCAGATCTGATGGCTCTCCAGATCCCGAGCTAGCCCATGCTCTGCTCGAGGGTCTCGATGCCTTGATCGTGCTCTGCCCACGACGTCGTGGGGTATGGGGCGTGGACAGCCTTCACCGGCACCTGGTATCGGGCACTGATGCCAGTAACTGGCCCGAGGGGCTGCCGGTTCTCTGCAGCGACAATCAAATGGGACTGGGCCTTGCCAATGGGGACCTGGGTGTGTGCATCGGCAGTGGCGAGACGCGCAGGCTGCTGTTCCGATGCAGTGATGACACCGGCAACGGGGTTTATCGACTGCTGCACCCTGCCAGAGTCCGACGAATCGAGCCTGCTCTTGCTCTCACCATCCATAAAGCTCAGGGCAGCGAGGCTGATCAGGTTCTGTTGCTGTGGCCACCTTGCGATGACGCAAGCAACACAGCTCTTCTTTACACCGCTATTACCAGAGCCCGTCATCAACTGACCGTGGTGCGACTGGCATCCTCAAAGAGCAGCGGCATGCTTAGGGCGATCGATCGTCAGGGGTCGGTGTGA
- a CDS encoding metallophosphoesterase, which translates to MASPPGHHWVIGDVHGCHEALLRLISVLPPEDQLVFCGDVINRGPGIAACINLVWELVDSGRATWLRGNHEQRLVEGLQAVSTEGKNDLLAIETYRQLGDALTREWQQRLSTLPFVYYGDGWVATHAGFDKHGHPDLNVREPFWESYDGRYGTVVVGHTPRPAVEQLGQIVMIDTGAVYGGLLTAFCPETEAVVQVIGQPSDKAVPPASHELIAEVPC; encoded by the coding sequence ATGGCGTCCCCACCAGGCCATCACTGGGTTATCGGTGACGTTCATGGATGTCACGAGGCCCTTCTTCGTCTGATTTCCGTGTTACCGCCCGAAGATCAGCTGGTGTTCTGCGGTGATGTGATCAATCGAGGGCCCGGAATTGCCGCTTGCATCAATCTGGTGTGGGAGTTGGTGGACAGCGGGCGTGCCACCTGGTTGCGAGGAAACCATGAGCAGAGATTGGTTGAAGGTCTCCAGGCCGTCTCCACAGAGGGAAAAAATGATCTGCTGGCCATCGAGACGTACCGGCAATTGGGTGACGCACTCACAAGGGAGTGGCAACAGCGTTTGAGCACGCTGCCTTTTGTTTATTACGGTGATGGGTGGGTAGCCACTCATGCCGGCTTTGATAAGCATGGTCATCCAGACCTGAATGTGCGCGAGCCCTTCTGGGAGAGCTACGACGGTCGCTATGGAACTGTTGTGGTGGGGCATACGCCCCGACCAGCTGTGGAGCAACTCGGCCAGATCGTCATGATCGACACTGGCGCTGTCTATGGCGGTCTTCTCACAGCGTTCTGCCCCGAAACTGAAGCGGTGGTCCAGGTGATCGGACAGCCCAGTGACAAGGCAGTGCCCCCAGCCAGTCATGAGCTGATCGCAGAAGTGCCTTGCTGA
- a CDS encoding exodeoxyribonuclease V subunit gamma, with product MLRVYRSNRAELLAELLAQELRIEPPGPFEQIEVVVNTWPTSRWLGEQLARVNGISALVRFPFPGSRLRQLAQTILSDAPAIEDPWRAERLVWQVLEVLPKLLDQRCASNLREWWELHGGQQGRLNRDQWQLARSLADAIDDYALYRPEELADWLAGGAGEELPEGLRWQPFLARALAERLPCKPFGLQVQQAVERLRNGQDPALPLPPRLRLFGVSNLAPVQINLLQALSGRISVDLFLLTPCPDLWQRSQRRRSQLGEDWTNSPDGSWLIEAPRLEGILGRMGAEFQLLLEGSGECLLGSWEQGDLFADPTVMKQQEDSQASLLEQLQRQLARGETDQVSLSLTQGDYSLLFMGCAGPWREVQLVRDRILSWMAADPTLQPRDVLVMTPDVERYAPLLASVFSDRDATGVDLPWRLTDRSQQNCPGLQQAFMSLLRLSADRLTASGLEALLGNPALQNLKQLSSQDAMAITDALQRSGFRWGLDAAERNGDESNSLRWCLDRWLLGLALPEEPGLAVDSCAPALTDLSLQQLEVWWPLLDQLAGWIAQLRRSTACTSWVDRLRRLLQEIFNDGGNWDWELQAIHQCLETWQLQASDCSLELDIAVVISVLEEALSTESGRFGHRSGALTISALEPMRAIPHRVIVLMGLDASSFPRHQERAGFHLLELQRRLGDPSSTDQDRYVLLEALLSARQHLLISWSSRDERQGKSLPPCPPVQQWLSLLAEQLDPQDMDQLLMHPPANPLDVANFMATPKADAISCDRRLLDARRNLDAQIGIEQPHRDLGLALPLTWQHPTSDAALPITSESIETLERWLQAPQKEWLKRQGIDAGEWCDPVNDLSPLSLPELDCHQLLNQRLSEQFDLLANDPNSRWDVEETGDWIARSYGQGLMPPGAAAELDDERLERRWQNLQKTVLSLGPVRLLLQQASQHSALVMAGETAVQISTSRLRSRSLLQSWLKHLLAQLDGADCNTAVVCRQDGSTKADQFHIAMRWRALKPLEAEHEIRVLQRLAQHGSNVCWPIPPDSGLARALAWSKGEGAADRAFVNRWQGGFSGWAERDQPEQKVCFGSNCNAELLLGHGGFKAAFQALYEPLLEARC from the coding sequence TTGCTGAGGGTTTACCGCAGCAACCGAGCGGAATTACTCGCTGAGCTTCTAGCCCAAGAACTCAGGATTGAGCCTCCTGGCCCGTTCGAACAGATCGAAGTGGTCGTCAACACCTGGCCTACCAGTCGTTGGCTCGGTGAACAGCTGGCGAGAGTCAATGGGATCAGTGCATTGGTGCGCTTTCCGTTCCCTGGCAGTCGCCTGCGACAGCTCGCGCAGACCATACTCAGCGATGCGCCTGCTATCGAGGATCCATGGAGAGCGGAACGTCTGGTCTGGCAAGTACTAGAGGTTCTTCCGAAACTGCTTGACCAGAGGTGTGCTTCGAACCTTCGGGAGTGGTGGGAGCTGCATGGTGGTCAACAAGGACGACTCAATCGTGACCAGTGGCAACTGGCCCGCAGCCTGGCCGATGCAATCGACGACTATGCGCTTTACAGACCGGAGGAGCTCGCCGACTGGCTAGCAGGGGGTGCGGGTGAAGAACTCCCTGAAGGCCTGCGGTGGCAGCCGTTTCTGGCTCGTGCTCTGGCAGAGCGCTTGCCCTGCAAGCCATTCGGTTTGCAGGTGCAGCAGGCGGTTGAACGACTCCGCAACGGTCAAGACCCTGCGCTGCCGTTACCCCCACGCCTACGACTCTTCGGCGTCAGCAACTTGGCCCCTGTCCAGATCAATTTGTTGCAGGCCCTCTCCGGAAGGATCAGCGTGGACTTGTTTCTACTCACACCCTGTCCAGACCTTTGGCAACGGTCGCAGCGACGACGGAGTCAGCTTGGCGAGGACTGGACCAACTCGCCCGATGGCTCCTGGTTAATCGAGGCTCCTCGTCTGGAGGGGATCCTGGGCCGCATGGGAGCCGAATTTCAGTTGCTATTGGAGGGAAGCGGCGAGTGTCTTCTGGGCAGCTGGGAACAGGGGGACCTGTTTGCTGATCCCACAGTAATGAAACAGCAAGAGGACTCCCAGGCATCTCTGTTGGAGCAGTTGCAACGGCAACTCGCGAGGGGCGAAACGGACCAAGTATCCCTTTCACTGACGCAAGGCGATTATTCGCTGTTGTTCATGGGCTGTGCAGGTCCTTGGAGAGAAGTGCAGCTTGTACGTGATCGCATTCTCAGCTGGATGGCTGCCGATCCAACACTGCAGCCCCGAGACGTATTAGTGATGACACCCGATGTGGAACGCTATGCACCGCTTCTGGCCTCTGTCTTTTCGGACAGGGATGCCACCGGCGTGGACCTTCCCTGGCGATTGACCGATCGCAGTCAGCAAAACTGTCCTGGGCTTCAGCAGGCTTTCATGAGCCTGTTGCGCTTGAGCGCTGATCGGCTGACCGCAAGCGGCCTGGAAGCGCTGCTTGGGAACCCGGCACTCCAAAACCTGAAACAGCTGTCATCGCAGGACGCGATGGCGATCACTGATGCACTGCAGCGCAGTGGCTTCCGCTGGGGTCTGGATGCAGCTGAACGCAACGGAGATGAAAGCAATAGCTTGCGCTGGTGCCTCGATCGCTGGCTGCTGGGCCTGGCCTTACCGGAAGAACCTGGTCTGGCCGTTGATTCCTGCGCACCCGCGCTAACGGATCTGAGCCTGCAGCAACTGGAGGTGTGGTGGCCGCTACTGGACCAACTGGCCGGATGGATCGCCCAGTTGCGTCGCAGCACTGCGTGCACTTCGTGGGTGGATCGACTGCGGAGGCTGCTTCAGGAGATTTTCAATGACGGTGGCAATTGGGACTGGGAACTGCAAGCCATTCATCAGTGCCTGGAAACCTGGCAGCTACAGGCCAGTGACTGCTCTCTGGAGCTGGACATCGCAGTTGTGATCAGTGTCCTGGAGGAAGCACTCTCAACGGAAAGCGGCAGATTCGGCCATCGCAGCGGTGCTCTCACAATCAGCGCACTGGAACCAATGCGAGCCATCCCTCACCGCGTGATCGTGCTGATGGGTCTTGATGCCTCCTCCTTCCCTAGGCATCAAGAACGTGCAGGCTTTCACCTACTCGAACTGCAACGTCGACTCGGCGACCCCAGTAGCACCGACCAGGATCGTTATGTGTTGCTTGAGGCACTGCTCTCAGCTCGGCAGCATCTGCTGATCAGCTGGAGTAGTCGTGATGAGCGACAAGGCAAAAGCCTGCCGCCATGTCCACCTGTTCAGCAGTGGCTGAGCCTGCTTGCAGAACAGCTCGATCCTCAGGACATGGACCAGCTGCTGATGCATCCTCCAGCCAATCCTCTAGATGTCGCCAATTTCATGGCCACGCCAAAAGCAGATGCGATCAGTTGCGACCGCAGGCTTCTAGACGCACGACGCAATCTCGATGCACAGATTGGGATCGAGCAACCGCATCGTGATCTGGGCCTGGCCCTGCCGCTTACTTGGCAGCATCCAACAAGCGATGCAGCCCTACCGATCACCTCGGAATCGATCGAAACACTGGAACGCTGGCTGCAAGCCCCCCAGAAGGAATGGTTGAAACGTCAGGGCATCGATGCGGGTGAATGGTGTGATCCCGTCAACGATCTTTCCCCCTTGTCGTTGCCGGAACTCGACTGTCATCAGTTGCTAAACCAACGACTCTCAGAACAGTTCGACCTGCTGGCCAATGATCCCAACTCCCGCTGGGACGTTGAGGAGACTGGAGACTGGATTGCACGCAGTTACGGGCAAGGCCTCATGCCTCCTGGCGCTGCTGCTGAACTGGATGACGAACGGCTAGAGCGACGCTGGCAGAACCTCCAAAAAACTGTGCTGAGCCTCGGGCCTGTGCGCCTGCTGCTGCAACAAGCCTCCCAGCATTCAGCCCTTGTGATGGCAGGCGAAACAGCCGTTCAGATCAGCACATCAAGGCTGAGGTCACGCTCTCTGCTGCAGAGCTGGCTGAAGCACCTGCTCGCCCAGCTGGATGGAGCAGACTGCAACACCGCAGTGGTGTGCCGACAAGACGGCAGTACAAAAGCCGATCAATTCCACATCGCCATGCGCTGGAGAGCGCTGAAACCCCTGGAGGCTGAACACGAGATCAGGGTTCTGCAAAGGCTGGCTCAGCATGGATCAAATGTGTGCTGGCCAATCCCACCCGACAGCGGCCTGGCCAGGGCACTGGCATGGTCGAAGGGGGAGGGAGCAGCCGACAGGGCATTCGTCAATCGCTGGCAGGGAGGTTTCAGCGGCTGGGCCGAACGGGATCAGCCCGAGCAGAAAGTCTGCTTCGGCAGCAACTGCAACGCCGAGTTGCTGTTGGGTCATGGAGGTTTCAAAGCAGCCTTCCAGGCGTTGTATGAGCCATTACTCGAGGCACGGTGCTGA
- a CDS encoding phosphomannose isomerase type II C-terminal cupin domain, with product MTTRVERPWGWYEELAEGPGYKVKRLLVKENARLSLQRHQHRSEHWVIAAGTGSVYCDGAWMDASVGNTFEIPVKAIHRAFGGPGDLLIIEVQRGAILLESDIERLEDDFGRVIN from the coding sequence GTGACAACAAGAGTGGAGCGTCCCTGGGGTTGGTACGAGGAGCTGGCCGAAGGGCCTGGCTACAAAGTGAAGAGGCTGCTTGTGAAAGAGAACGCACGGCTCAGCTTGCAACGCCACCAACATCGCAGCGAGCATTGGGTGATTGCCGCTGGCACCGGATCTGTCTACTGCGATGGTGCCTGGATGGACGCCTCGGTCGGAAACACTTTTGAGATTCCCGTAAAGGCCATTCACCGTGCCTTCGGCGGCCCCGGAGATCTTCTGATCATCGAAGTCCAACGAGGAGCGATTTTGCTGGAATCCGACATCGAACGACTGGAGGATGACTTCGGCAGGGTGATAAATTAA